The genome window GCATCAAGAGCTCCAAAAGGTTCATCCATAAGCAGCACTTCAGGGTTATTGGCCAAGGCTCTGGCAATAGCTACTCGTTGTTGCATTCCACCTGAGAGCTCGTAGGGATAAGCTTCTTTGAAACTCTCAAGTCCTACCAATCGTAAGTACTCTAACGCTGTTTTTTGACGTTTTTTTAAGGGTACACCAGCAAATTCAAGACCGAGACCTACATTTTCAATAACAGAACGCCAAGGCAGAAGTGAGTATTCTTGAAAGACCATTCCACGCTCTTTTCCTGGCGATGTTATAGGTTTTCCGTGGTAGAGAACTTCTCCTCCCGAAGCCTCTTCAAGACCTGCAATAATTCGTAACATCGTTGATTTTCCACATCCTGAAGGGCCTACAATACAGATGAAATCATTGATGTTTACAGACAAATCTACTGCATCAAGGGCTTTGACCTGCCCCCCCTTTTCTGTAAAGAATATTTTCTCTAATTTTTTAACATTTATTAAGGGCTCCACGATTTTCCCTCCTTATCGTGTTAAGCGCTGCCAACGAAAGCAACGTTTTTCTATAATGCGAAAAACAAAATCCATTATCATTCCAACGACACCAATACTTGCCATTCCGGCTATAACAATATCTGTTCGAGCGACAGTATAAGAATGAGTGATGAGATAGCCTATGCCAGAAATGCTTCCTGGGAGCATTTCTGCAGAAACAAGGCACATCCAGGCGACTCCTAGGCCGACTCGTAAGCCATTGACTATAGATGGAGCCGATGCTGGAAGGAGTATTTTTTTGAAAATATCGTTTTCATGTGCTCCCAGAACGCGAGCAGAGTCGATTAGAGTCTTTCTTACATTTGATACTCCGTAAATAGAGTTTGTAAGAATAGGATAGAAAGCGCCAATGAAAATGATGAAGATCATTGAAAACTTTAAGTTATTGAAATAGACATACCAAGAACCTTCCTCAATTCCTAAAAGGGTGGCCAGGCTGGCAACTCCGAACCAGGCTAAGACAAGAGGAACCCAGGCAAGAGGAGGAATGGGTCTAAAAATACTCAAAAAAGAGTGGAAAAGCTTGAATACCGATCCATAATATCCCATTACGATTCCAATAGGAATAGCAAGAACAATAGCTAAGAAATACCCAGCAAGCACGCGTATCAGGCTTACAATAACGTTATCGAAAAGAGATCCCATACTAATTAAATTTTCTGTGGGATGAGTCAAAAGATCTGCTACATTCCCAACAGTGGGCAAGACAATATCATTACCTATTCGCTGGGCCATGTATCCCCAAAAAACAAGAAAAAGAGACGGTACAATGACCGGGAGAAAAAGAGAAGAGATTTTCTTCATGAGAGTAATGACCTCCCTTTTACATAATAAACGGGAAAGAGCTTGCAGACTCTTCCCCGCATGTACCCTTCATTATCTTAGACAAGGGAAATGAAGAGTTACTTGACATATGAAAAATCAAAGATAAGCGATTGGACGTCATCCATAGCTTTTCCTTTGAGTTGGCCTTTAAATTTATTCATACCGTTTAATACCGATAGATATGTTTGAGCGCCTCGCATCCACCCTTCTGAAGGATCCGTTGTGTATACAATCGTGGATTTTGCCGCGGCCTCTTCTGGAATACCAATCCAATTAGCGGCGATTTTTCCTGCTTCATTTTTATGGTCATTGCACCATTTTGCACTTTGCGTAAGAAGGGTTGTAAAGGCTTTGACCTCCTCAGGGTGTGCTGCAAGAATCTCATCTCGCGCAGCGGCGACACAACAAGGGAAGTGTGACCATTTCCCTGTTGGGGGTAAATTACGAAGATCAATAATAGTCTTCCCTACATCTTGTACTTCTGCTACTTCAAGGAATGGCGCAGGTCCCACCCAGGCGTCAACTTGCTGGCTCATCAATGCAGGGATGAGGTTTGATGTTGACTTGAGGTCGACGAGCAATATGTCTGCATCCATATTATTTGCGTCTTGTGTCAGTGTAAGGCCAGCATCATTCAGGGCTCCTTCCACAACAATACGGGGTGCACTTGTAGGTGAATGATATCCCAGTTTTACAGGTTTCTCATTTTTTGCTACGTAAGCGAGAAAATCTTCCCATGTGTTAATAGGACTTTTTTTACTTACAACAACACCCATTCCATCTGTGTGGATG of Aminobacterium sp. MB27-C1 contains these proteins:
- a CDS encoding ABC transporter ATP-binding protein is translated as MEPLINVKKLEKIFFTEKGGQVKALDAVDLSVNINDFICIVGPSGCGKSTMLRIIAGLEEASGGEVLYHGKPITSPGKERGMVFQEYSLLPWRSVIENVGLGLEFAGVPLKKRQKTALEYLRLVGLESFKEAYPYELSGGMQQRVAIARALANNPEVLLMDEPFGALDAHTRIILQKELLRIWQNHQKTILFVTHSVDEAVYLADKIIVMSARPGQIKQIISVDMPRPRKRSNPLYGELTTTILGMLDEELAKAV
- a CDS encoding ABC transporter permease, with product MKKISSLFLPVIVPSLFLVFWGYMAQRIGNDIVLPTVGNVADLLTHPTENLISMGSLFDNVIVSLIRVLAGYFLAIVLAIPIGIVMGYYGSVFKLFHSFLSIFRPIPPLAWVPLVLAWFGVASLATLLGIEEGSWYVYFNNLKFSMIFIIFIGAFYPILTNSIYGVSNVRKTLIDSARVLGAHENDIFKKILLPASAPSIVNGLRVGLGVAWMCLVSAEMLPGSISGIGYLITHSYTVARTDIVIAGMASIGVVGMIMDFVFRIIEKRCFRWQRLTR
- a CDS encoding ABC transporter substrate-binding protein; this translates as MHISGLKKTLCVSCLAVILSMVLILPGIAGDIPRLNVSYIFTTHLEPFMVAMSKEENFKELGTWLKPVVSKEKYDLMVDGKAVARLNIIVAKSGSETAVLFAQKHLDIGMGSLPAMMSAVDNNTPIKVLCPIHTDGMGVVVSKKSPINTWEDFLAYVAKNEKPVKLGYHSPTSAPRIVVEGALNDAGLTLTQDANNMDADILLVDLKSTSNLIPALMSQQVDAWVGPAPFLEVAEVQDVGKTIIDLRNLPPTGKWSHFPCCVAAARDEILAAHPEEVKAFTTLLTQSAKWCNDHKNEAGKIAANWIGIPEEAAAKSTIVYTTDPSEGWMRGAQTYLSVLNGMNKFKGQLKGKAMDDVQSLIFDFSYVK